The Bosea beijingensis genome contains the following window.
CCGAGGTGATCAGCCAGTCGATCCGCCCATGCCGGGACGCGATGCCGGTGATGGCTGCCTGGCAGGCGGCTGCATCGGTGACATCGACGGGCACGAGATCGACACGCGCTTCAGCGTCTGAACCAATCGAAGTAGCGGCCTCACGCAGCCGATCGGGATCGCGCGCCAGAAGGGCGATGCGATAACCCTGCGCCAGGAGCACACGGGCGCAGGCCAGCCCGATCCCGCTCGATCCGCCGGAGATGACGGCGACCTTTTGAAGGGAGGGGGCTGGCACGAAGGCGCTCTCCGATCTGGCGGCTGCGGGGCTTGCGGCGGTCACACGATCGGGCCGATCGAGTCGTCGAGATAATACCACTGGTCGAGATGGCGCAGGATCGCAGGTTCGATCCGGCTGTTGAGGAAGGCGACATCGGCAAGCGGACCGCTCACCCCGGCATCCATATGGAACGGCCCCTCGAAATGAAGCCGGAAGCGCGCGCCTTCCAACCGTTCGCAATACACCACCACGAGCTGCGCCCCGGTGCGCCGGGCGAGCTTCGCCGCCAGCGCGAGATTGCCTTTCGCATGCGGAGGCCGCCCGAACAGGGGCGCCATCATCGTGTCGCCCCGCTTCTCGTCGGGGAAGAGGGCCAGCACGCCGTTCTCCTTCAGTATCGACAGCGCCCTGAGCGCCCCGTTCCGGTCGGGCGGCAGCACCTTGACGTCGAAGCCGCTGCGGGTGGCATCGGCGATGTCGCGATGG
Protein-coding sequences here:
- a CDS encoding lysophospholipid acyltransferase family protein, translating into MQALERVLHRALRRLPIPLVSDIGARLAWLKIRFIDPKVARKARDNIRHHFPAMPAAEVDRLVWRFVDNVGRLMAEFSIVHRFAASGRLEFVGAEAARAQVGKVPTIALCLHLGNWEVLASAMQMIGVPIASISEVPENAAHRDIADATRSGFDVKVLPPDRNGALRALSILKENGVLALFPDEKRGDTMMAPLFGRPPHAKGNLALAAKLARRTGAQLVVVYCERLEGARFRLHFEGPFHMDAGVSGPLADVAFLNSRIEPAILRHLDQWYYLDDSIGPIV